The segment AAGCGATGCCGGCTTCATAGGAGGCCTTGACCGGGTTGATGTGGTCTTTCAGGTCATACACGTCCATGTGATGGGCGATGGCTTTTTCACATCCCCATCCGGGAGGGCAGGCGGTGAGGTCGGCTTTGCCGTCGTTGTTGGTGTCAAAAGCCTTTTTTACTTCCGGGCGTTTGAAATCGTCCAGGCTTTTGATGTTGAATTTTTCCACGTCCCTTTTGGAAACCAGGTATCCCTGGAGTCCGCCGGCCTTGGCCACGTAGCCGATGGTCTGGGCTTTTTCGTCAAAGTCCTTGGGAACCTGGCTGTTGTGCATGGGGAACCAGCCGTTGCACCAGTAGTCCAGATCGCCCAGGGTCACGGATTTATAGAAAATGGGGTTGGCCAGGTCTTTGGGCTTTTCGGCTTTGTAGCCAAGCTCTTCCAGGCCCTTGCGGACCAGGACTTCCTGGAAAAAGCCCGTGTTCCAGGTGGCGCGGGCGGGTTTGACGGTGACGCCCTTGCCGGGCTTTTCCTGATAGGCCATGCCCGGCGCCGGAGCGATGAGGCAGGCCGCTACAGCGGCGATGACCAATGCTTTAACTAAACGAAAATTCATAATTCCTCCTCTGCAAAAATAGTTGTTGGTTTGCCTGTTTATCAGTCTTTCCTTTGAGCCATGGATTGGGTGATGCGATCCAGAATAATAGCCATAAGAACAATGCCCAGGCCGCCGATCACAGCCTGCCCGATATCCAGAGTGTTCAGGCCCAGGATGACGGGGGAGCCCAGGCCGCCCGCGCCGATGAGCGCTGCAATGACGACCATGGAAAGAGCCATCATGATGGTTTGGTTGAGTCCTGCCAGGATGGTGGGCATGGCAAGGGGAATCTGCACGCGTATAAGCACCTGCCAGTTGGTGGCGCCAAAGGCCTGGGCCGCTTCCACCAGTTCGGGATGCACTCCCCTAATGCCCAGGCTGGTCAGCCGGATGATGGGGGGCATGGCGAACACGATGGTGGACAGAACGCCCGCCACGTTGCCCACGGAAAACAGCATGACAATGGGTACGAGGTACACAAAGGCCGGAGTGGTCTGCATGGCGTCCAAAAAGGGCCTAAGCCAGGATTCGAATTTATCCGATCGTCCCGCAAGGATGCCCAAAGGCGCCCCCACAAGCGTGCAGAATATGACGGCCGAAAGCACCATGGCCAGGGTGGTCATGGCGTCGGCCCAAAGACCCAGCATGCCAATGAAAACCATGGTGACCACCGAGAATATGGACAGCTTGATCCCGGAAAATTTCCAGGCCGCCAATCCAATGGCGATGATGATGATGATCGGATGGATTGCGTTCAGACCATTGTCAAATCCCGACAGAGTGGTCTCCACGGGCCATTTGATGGCCTGGAAAAAGGGCCGGTAATTATCCACCAGCCACTCCACTGCTTGGGAAACCCAGGAATCCAGGGGTATTATTTTGTCTTCAAACATTGCTTCTCTCCAATACCTCTATCAGGGGCGCAGCACGCCCCGGATGGTTTATTCCGCCTCGATAGCGTTCTCGGCCCTGTGCAGGGCGCCCAGGAACCGGTTTTTGGAAACCACGCCTTTGTACTTGTTGTTTTCGTCCACCACAGGCACGGGCCAGGTGTGGCTGGCCACCAAAGGCAGGATGTCCTGCATGGAGTCGTCCATTTTTACCGGTTCGGCGTCCTGGATAAAGGCTTGATCAATGGGAGAGTCCCCGGTTTTCTTGTCCATGGCTTCCTTGAGGGAATCCGTGGAAACCAGCCCCAAAAATTGTTTTTTCGGCCCCAGGACGTACAGATAGTCCCGTTCGCTGCCGCTCAACAATTCGTGAGCCGCCCGCAGGCTGCCGGCTTTCATTTTGATGACCGTGGGCTGGGTGTCGCGGACAATGTCGCCCGCGCTGATGACGTTTGTGGGGTCCACGCCGCGGAAGAAGGCCCGGACGTAATCGTCCGCCGGATTTTGGAGGATCTCCTCGGGCGAGCCCACCTGGACCACCCGGCCGCCTTCCATGATGGCGATGCGGTCCCCAATGCGCAGGGCCTCGTCCAGGTCATGGGAGATGAACACGATGGTGCGCTGGTCGTCTTCCTGCAGTTTAAGCAGCTCGTCCTGCATTTCCGTACGGATCAGGGGATCCAGAGCGGAAAAGGCCTCGTCCATGAGCAGAATGTCGGGATCCACGGCCAGGCCGCGGGCCAGCCCAACGCGCTGCTGCATGCCGCCGGAAAGCTGCTTGGGATAGGAATCCTCCCATCCGGCCAGGCCAACCTGCGCCAAAGCCTCGGCGGCCCGCTCCTCCCGTTTCTTTTTCTCCACCTTGGCCAACTGCAGGCCAAAGGCCGCATTTTGCAGCACGGTAAGATGAGGCATTAGGGCGAAAGACTGGAAAACCATGCTCATGTTGTGAAGCCGGAAATTCACCAATTCGTCCTGGCTCATTTTGCTTACGTTTTCGCCGTCCACCAAAACGTTCCCTGCAGTAGGCTCAATCAAACGATTCAGCATGCGAACCAGGGTTGATTTGCCGGACCCGGAAAGCCCCATGACCACAAATATCTCCCCCGCGTTCACGGAGAACGAGGCGTTGTTGACGCCGACGGTCAGTCCGGTTTTCTCGAAGATGGCGTCTTTTTCCATCCCCTGCTCCAGCAGGGTCATGGCTTTTTGCGCCGGACTGCCAAATACTTTGTACAGATTTTCAATGACGATTTTTTCCATGCCGGTTCCTTTTGCCTGTGTTGCTTTTAGATTCTCGCCGGGCATGGCCGCGCCGTGCGCAGCCAGGGCATGTTTGGGTTTGGCGATCCCGCCCGCAATGCATCCGACGATTGGCGTTCTGATTATTTCAATTATAATACTTTAGTTTAAAGATTATTTCAATTCAAAATATATTTTCCAGTAATTTCTATCCTATAAATATTTTTTCACAGGGGGCGTGAAAGTAGGACTTAAGACCCTTTTCAAGATGAAAGACCCTGGCCGAAGGGGCGCCGTTCGATAAAAGCCGCTTTGTTAAGCGCTTTCTCCCTGCATGGAAAATGGAGCGGTGGGTTTTCGAACCCGGGATAACCGGGGGGGCAATGAAGCCGGACTTTAGTGCAGCAATTTATTTATTCCCAGGCCGGATTGGGCCGTGCTTTCCTTGATGTGGGGAGAACCTTTGCGGAGCATTCCTGACGCCTTGGTTCTCTCCGGCTGGCCGCAGCCTCCTTTACATGTTTCTCATATTCCGCCAATCAAAGACTAATCCGGGCTTAACAGTTTCATAACCCTGCGGAACTAAATACTCCTTCATGCTTCAAGGGCCTCCGCCCCTGAAAAATCAACCTAATTCCATCATTAAATCGATAGAGGAGCGTGTTCATGGATAAGAGACTATTCCGGCTGCTGGCGGTATTGTTGGCGCTGGCCTTATGTTTTTCCGTCGGGTGCAGCGACGACGATTCATTGACCCCTGAGCAGAAAGAAAAGCTGTTAAAGGGAAATGCCGTGGACGGCCCCATTGAGGGGGCCAAGATAACCATTACCGATTCCAGGGGCAATGAATGGACAGCCTCCTCCCGGACGAACGCCACGGGCGCCTACAGCATTACCCTGCCGGACGATGTCAGCCGGCCCCTGCGCATTCGCCTTTACGACGGAGGATGCGACAACGCAACCAACCCATGCACCCCGTTTGATGGGGAATATTTCGCCCTGGCGGTCAATTTTAACGACGGCGCAGCCGCCGGCCATCCCACGCCCCTGACCACCCTCATCTATTACGTAGCCCTGGCCAGGGCCGGCGGCGATCCCCTGGAAATAACCATAACCGATGTGAACGCTGCAACCAGCATTGTGGAAAGCCTGTTCGGCCTGGGCCTGGAATTTGAATCCATTGCCACGCCCCCCACGGTGCAGACAAACCAGAAGATTGACCAGGACATCCTCGATGAAATGGTCGCCCACCGTACGGCCATTGACTTCCTGCTTTATGTGGTTGAAAACACGGCCGCCGGTACGGACGCGGCCATTGACGAAGTCCTGCTTACTTTCGCCCTGGATATCATGGACGGAACCGTGGACGGCGCAGCGGACGATTTGGATCAGGACCTGCTCACCGCCCTGAATTTCGACGATTCCTATATGGGCATGCTGAGCGAGTTCGGACAGCGCTTTGTGAGCCGCCTGAACGAATTGGATGATCCCGCCGCCCTGGAAGCTGCTCTGCAGGCGGCTGCCGCCAAACTCGCCAATGAGGATGCGGACGGCGCCATCGGAGAAGGCATGGGCGCCGCCGCCGTGGCCAACCTGGGGACTGAAGCCGATACATCCGGCGCCAAGGCCCGTTTGGCGACCTCTTCCCCCGTGGCTGTGCAACTGGCGGTTCTGGGAACTTACGATCCCGACCCGGATAAAGACATCTCCGAAGCCTATGCTGAAATCGTTGCTTACGATCCCGCGACCCAGCAGGTTTATGTCACCAACGCCGGCGAAATGCCGGACCGCAAAGACGACTACGTGAAGGTGGATATTATTGACGTGTCCGATCCTACGGCCCCGGCCTATGTTGACAGCATCGACGTCTCCGGCATGGGCGCCGGCGTCAACTCCTGCGCGGTGAAAAACGGCGTAGTGGCCATCGCCATCGAGTCCGACCCCAAGCAGAATCCCGGCGTGGTCGCCTTTTACCAGACTGACGGAACCTACATCAATCATGTGACGGTGGGCGCCTTGCCCGACATGGTCGCCTTCACCCCGGATGGAACCAAGGTGCTGGTCGCCAACGAAGGCGAGCCTAACGACGACTACACCACGGACCCTGAAGGCTCCGTTTCCGTCATCGACATCTCCGGCGGAGCGGCCTCCGCCAGCGTAGCTACCGCCGGATTCGCCGCCTTCAACGACGACAAAGCCGCGCTGATCGCCTCCGGCGTTCGCATTTTCGGCCCCAACGCCACCGTGGCGCAGGATCTGGAGCCCGAGTACATCGCCGTCAACGCCGATTCCAGCACTGCTTACGTCACCCTGCAGGAAAACAACGCCATTGCGGAAATCGACCTGGCTACCGCCACGGTTACCGGCATTTTCCCCTTGGGATATAAGGATCACAGCCTGGACGGAAACGGCCTGGACGCCAGCAACAAGGACGACGCCATCAATATTGCA is part of the Desulfatibacillum aliphaticivorans DSM 15576 genome and harbors:
- the proX gene encoding glycine betaine/L-proline ABC transporter substrate-binding protein ProX, translating into MNFRLVKALVIAAVAACLIAPAPGMAYQEKPGKGVTVKPARATWNTGFFQEVLVRKGLEELGYKAEKPKDLANPIFYKSVTLGDLDYWCNGWFPMHNSQVPKDFDEKAQTIGYVAKAGGLQGYLVSKRDVEKFNIKSLDDFKRPEVKKAFDTNNDGKADLTACPPGWGCEKAIAHHMDVYDLKDHINPVKASYEAGIASALAAYKSGKPVFFYTWAPNWTIFKMKPGKDVMWINVPEIIPMDAQKPAVERMTVSGVEGAVTDPVKLGFVVCDIQIVANKKFLAENPAAKRFFELFTLPLIDINEQNTRMNEGEKSAKDIEKHANEWIAKNQDTWNGWIEEARKAVK
- a CDS encoding ABC transporter permease is translated as MFEDKIIPLDSWVSQAVEWLVDNYRPFFQAIKWPVETTLSGFDNGLNAIHPIIIIIAIGLAAWKFSGIKLSIFSVVTMVFIGMLGLWADAMTTLAMVLSAVIFCTLVGAPLGILAGRSDKFESWLRPFLDAMQTTPAFVYLVPIVMLFSVGNVAGVLSTIVFAMPPIIRLTSLGIRGVHPELVEAAQAFGATNWQVLIRVQIPLAMPTILAGLNQTIMMALSMVVIAALIGAGGLGSPVILGLNTLDIGQAVIGGLGIVLMAIILDRITQSMAQRKD
- the proV gene encoding glycine betaine/L-proline ABC transporter ATP-binding protein ProV; this translates as MEKIVIENLYKVFGSPAQKAMTLLEQGMEKDAIFEKTGLTVGVNNASFSVNAGEIFVVMGLSGSGKSTLVRMLNRLIEPTAGNVLVDGENVSKMSQDELVNFRLHNMSMVFQSFALMPHLTVLQNAAFGLQLAKVEKKKREERAAEALAQVGLAGWEDSYPKQLSGGMQQRVGLARGLAVDPDILLMDEAFSALDPLIRTEMQDELLKLQEDDQRTIVFISHDLDEALRIGDRIAIMEGGRVVQVGSPEEILQNPADDYVRAFFRGVDPTNVISAGDIVRDTQPTVIKMKAGSLRAAHELLSGSERDYLYVLGPKKQFLGLVSTDSLKEAMDKKTGDSPIDQAFIQDAEPVKMDDSMQDILPLVASHTWPVPVVDENNKYKGVVSKNRFLGALHRAENAIEAE